From the genome of Salvelinus fontinalis isolate EN_2023a chromosome 20, ASM2944872v1, whole genome shotgun sequence, one region includes:
- the LOC129817194 gene encoding glycerophosphocholine phosphodiesterase GPCPD1-like isoform X1, whose product METTQVTLAVRGDTSPGEVIAVVGSCEALGGWCHQRAVTLQPAEHDGTLWKRTVSVPRGAVPTYRYFKGHFLESKSAGGPCQVIVTKWETHQQPRLMSPTESHLDIDDGQFGFHNGSACIDSGWLTCQTEIRLRLHYSKTSPVSITKKKYKKSRFRIKLTLEGVEEDDEDDEPELSAASWHKMTTTLETSMISGDGYKSRHSQPECGYALEASQWTEYVIHTMDPDNLELTFDFFEEDMGEHVMPGDAHPGTAGTACLLSSFFVESGKDTGVVTLPIMKRNSRQTLGKVRVDYLVIRPIEGLQCDMSSSFTKYWRKRSAPLDVGHRGAGSTHAAKHTKVRENTIASFKSAANHGAAYVEFDVHLSKDCVPIVYHDLTCCISTKKKGDKHSLERFEVPVKDLTYDQLQQLKLGHASALKVNDHKDDDDEEEVDEHQPFPSFSQIFHAVPENVGFNIELKWICQMKDGSWEGNLSSYFNMNLFLDIILSCVLQRAGKRRIVFSCFDPDVCTMVRQKQNKYPILFLTQGISETYPELMDIRCRTTQIAMSFAQSENILGISAHTEELLQNLEHIREAQSKGLVVFCWGDLNNDHDNRTKLREQGIDGLIYDRICDDQVEQADIFKVEEKHTLQETLKSFVCSCYSIPCQAPVCVTAAKVHNGSAESDSGLSSS is encoded by the exons ATGGAGACAACTCAAGTGACTTTGGCAGTTAGGGGAGACACATCCCCAG GTGAGGTGATAGCTGTGGTTGGTAGCTGTGAAGCTTTAGGAGGCTGGTGCCATCAAAGAGCTGTGACCCTACAACCGGCTGAACACGATGG GACATTGTGGAAGAGGACCGTCAGTGTGCCCAGAGGTGCTGTGCCAACCTATCGTTACTTCAAAGGCCACTTCCTGGAGTCAAAG AGTGCAGGTGGTCCCTGTCAGGTGATAGTCACTAAGTGGGAAACCCATCAGCAGCCACGTCTGATGAGCCCCACAG AATCACACCTTGATATTGACGATGGCCAATTTGGATTCCACA ACGGCTCAGCGTGTATAGACTCTGGGTGGCTGACGTGCCAGACAGAGATCCGTCTGCGTCTGCACTACTCCAAGACGTCTCCCGTCTCCATCACCAAGAAGAAATACAAGAAGTCTCGCTTCAG GATCAAGCTGACGCTTGAGGGtgtggaggaggatgatgaagatGACGAGCCGGAGCTGAGCGCCGCGTCGTGGCACAAGATGACCACCACGCTGGAGACCAGTATGATCAGTGGAGATGGGTACAAGTCCCGCCACTCCCAGCCCGAGTGTGGCTACGCCCTGGAGGCCTCACAGTGGACAGAGTACGTCATCCACACCATGGACCCCGACAACCTGGAACTCACCTTCGACTTCTTTGAG GAAGACATGGGTGAGCACGTGATGCCAGGGGATGCCCACCCAGGGACGGCGGGTAcggcctgcctcctctcctcattcTTCGTGGAGAGTGGCAAGGACACGGGTGTGGTCACTCTGCCCATCATGAAACGCAACTCCAGACAGACCCTGGGCAAAGTCAGAG TGGACTACCTGGTGATCCGTCCTATCGAGGGACTGCAGTGTGACATGAGCTCCTCCTTCACCAAgtactggaggaagaggagtgcCCCCCTGGACGTAGGCCACAGAGGGGCCGGCAGCACACACGCAGCCAA ACATACCAAAGTCAGGGAGAACACCATTGCTTCGTTCAAAAGTGCTGCCAATCAT GGGGCTGCCTATGTGGAGTTTGACGTCCATCTCTCCAAGGACTGTGTCCCTATCGTGTACCACGATCTCACCTGTTGCATCTCCACGAAGAAG AAAGGAGACAAGCACTCTCTGGAGCGGTTTGAAGTTCCGGTGAAAGATCTCACGTACGACCAGCTACAGCAGCTCAAG CTGGGCCATGCTTCTGCCTTGAAGGTGAACGACCACAAAG ATGACGACGACGAGGAAGAGGTTGACGAACACCAGCCCTTCCCTTCATTCTCACAG ATCTTCCATGCGGTGCCTGAAAATGTGGGCTTCAACATCGAGCTCAAGTGGATTTGTCAGATGAAG GATGGTTCGTGGGAAGGAAACCTGTCTTCCTACTTCAACATGAACCTGTTCCTGGACATCATACTGAGCTGTGTGCTGCAGAGAGCCGGCAAGAGACGCATCGTCTTCTCCTGCTTCGACCCTGACGTCTGCACTAT GGTTCGTCAGAAGCAGAACAAGTACCCTATCTTGTTCCTGACCCAGGGCATCTCTGAGACCTATCCTGAGCTCATGGACATCCGCTGTCGGACCACACAGATCGCCATGAGCTTTGCGCAGAGCGAAAACATCCTG gGTATCAGTGCCCACACAGAGGAGCTGCTTCAGAACCTGGAGCACATCCGAGAGGCCCAATCTAAAGGCCTGGTGGTGTTCTGCTGGGGAGACCTCAACAACGACCACGACAACAGGACCAAGCTAAGGGAGCAGGGCATCGACGGACTCATCTATGACAG